In Xiphophorus maculatus strain JP 163 A chromosome 15, X_maculatus-5.0-male, whole genome shotgun sequence, the following are encoded in one genomic region:
- the LOC102216397 gene encoding cGMP-dependent protein kinase 2-like produces MEKQLEELKQQLEKQCQINQELQRQNKDLEQRLKDKEKLLQELQTQYHDLEFPSQTANEAEPEFRTSRAAVMAPEPIPENLEISRNMVKKTASETSLIVKAIQKNDFLSRLDDEQITMMVDLLMSSHYKPSEEVITEGSEGDRMYIVAAGELIVTQSGRDLRTLTKGDVFGELAILYNCKRTATVKAKTHVHLWCMERQTYRTIITNKSKKKREQLMGFLKTSRTLKDLNDAQLSKIIDSMEEVKFQDNEVIVREGTEGNTFYIILKGEVVVSKNVNGHQKQIRRMGKGEHFGEQALIREILRTATCTADGPVTCFSIDKEVFEETIPVEHLELFDDSKVMQEEQGPEQPGPSSSLKFKDLVPVLYQEGRYQGDPVTLGVGGFGRVQLMTTLTYGKYYAMKRVSKKQIVSKRQEEHMLFEKKILKAIQCDFIVKLHAAFKDARYIYMVMEFCGGGEIWTKLKEVGRFDEPVAVFCTACVVEAYSYLHKKSIMYRDLKPENLMLDIKGYIKLVDFGFAKELVRGEKTYSFVGTPEYMAPEIIKNQGHDFAVDFWSLGILIFELLVGSPPFSSSEPQKIYSKILDGELKFPLYLSEAAKSIISKLCRPRPGQRLGNTKNGIKDVRHHRWYSSMNWHKLRMGQLDAPTIRLIRKGPCYINFDKFPQDHSVAEEEFSGWDRDF; encoded by the exons ATGGAGAAACAGCTGGAAgagctgaagcagcagctggaaaaaCAATGTCAGATCAACCAGGAACTGCAGAGGCAAAATAAGGACCTGG AGCAACGgctgaaagacaaagaaaaacttttgcaGGAGCTGCAGACCCAGTACCATGATCTTG AGTTTCCCTCCCAGACTGCTAATGAAGCAGAGCCTGAATTCAGGACGAGTCGAGCCGCTGTTATGGCCCCTGAACCAATTCCAGAGAACCTGGAAATTTCACGCAACATGGTTAAGAAGACTGCCAG tgagaCAAGTCTTATTGTTAAAGCCATCCAGAAGAACGATTTCCTGAGCCGCCTGGACGATGAGCAAATAACCATGATGGTGGATCTCTTAATGTCATCGCACTACAAACCTAGCGAAGAAGTCATTACAGAGGGATCAGAAGGAGACAGAATGTACATAGTGGCAG CTGGTGAACTCATCGTGACTCAGTCAGGTCGGGACCTGAGGACTCTGACAAAAGGAGATGTTTTCGGAGAGTTAGCCATCCTCTACAACTGCAAACGGACAGCGACAGTCAAAG CTAAGACACATGTGCATCTGTGGTGCATGGAGCGACAGACGTACAGAACGATTATAACTAACAAGTCCAAGAAGAAACGAGAGCAGCTCATGGGTTTCCTCAAGAC GTCTCGTACTCTCAAGGATCTGAATGACGCGCAGTTGTCCAAAATTATCGACTCCATGGAGGAG gttAAGTTTCAGGACAACGAGGTTATAGTTCGAGAAGGAACAGAAGGAAACACTTTCTACATCATCCTCAAAGGAGAG GTCGTGGTGAGCAAGAATGTGAATGGACACCAGAAGCAGATTCGCAGGATGGGAAAAGGGGAGCACTTCGGGGAGCAAGCCCTCATACG aGAGATCTTGAGAACTGCCACCTGCACTGCTGATGGCCCTGTTACATGCTTCTCTATTGACAAGGA ggtttttgAAGAAACAATCCCAGTAGAGCACCTCGAGCTGTTTGATGA ctCCAAAGTGATGCAAGAGGAGCAAGGTCCAGAACAGCCAGG tcCGAGCTCCAGTCTGAAGTTTAAGGATCTGGTTCCTGTTTTATATCAGGAAGGACGCTATCAAGGAGATCCCGTCACACTTGGAGTTGGAGGATTTGGTCGTGTGCAGCTG ATGACCACACTGACTTATGGGAAATACTACGCCATGAAGCGAGTCAGCAAGAAGCAAATTGTTTCCAAGAGACAGGAGGAACACATGTTGTTTGAGAAGAAGATCCTGAAAGCGATCCAGTGTGACTTCATTGTGAA ACTTCATGCCGCATTTAAAGATGCAAGGTACATCTACATGGTGATGGAGTTCTGTGGTGGTGGCGAGATCTGGACCAAGCTCAAAGAAGT AGGGCGATTTGATGAACCGGTTGCTGTGTTTTGCACTGCCTGTGTGGTGGAGGCCTACTCTTACCTCCACAAGAAGAGCATCATGTACAGAGACCTTAAGCCTGAGAACCTGATGCTGGACATAAAAGGCTATATCAAACTG GTTGACTTTGGTTTTGCAAAGGAACTGGTGCGTGGTGAGAAAACCTACTCCTTTGTGGGTACGCCTGAGTACATGGCTCCAGAGATCATCAAGAACCAGGGTCATGACTTTGCAGTTGACTTTTGGTCACTTGGCATTCTGATCTTTGAACTTTTGGTGGGAAG TCCTCCATTTTCAAGCTCGGAGCCTCAGAAGATTTATTCCAAAATTTTGGATGGAGAACTCAAGTTTCCACTTTACCTGAGTGAAGCAGCAAAGTCAATCATCAGCAAACTGTGCAG ACCTCGGCCAGGTCAGAGGTTAGGAAATACCAAGAATGGAATCAAAGATGTCCGGCATCACAG gtGGTACAGCAGCATGAACTGGCACAAGCTGCGTATGGGTCAGCTCGACGCTCCAACCATACGACTCATCCGCAAG GGTCCCTGCTACATCAACTTTGATAAATTTCCTCAGGACCACTCGGTGGCAGAAGAGGAGTTTTCTGGGTGGGACCGTGACTTCTAA